One Euphorbia lathyris chromosome 1, ddEupLath1.1, whole genome shotgun sequence DNA segment encodes these proteins:
- the LOC136229274 gene encoding CBBY-like protein yields the protein MASTTLSLSLAAFASSISSSSQTKNSISTFKSHEIKLNNLLLGTKICVNKTPITIKSMAKRSASTGITCLASSSVLPSALLFDCDGVLVDTEKDGHRISFNDTFNEKELGVTWDVDLYGELLKIGGGKERMTAYFNKTGWPDKAPKSDEERKEFIASLHKRKTELFMALIEKKLLPLRPGVAKLVDQALGNGVKVAVCSTSNEKAVSAIVSFLLGPERAEKIKIFAGDVVPRKKPDPAIYTLAATTLSVDPSSCVVVEDSAIGLAAAKAAGMKCIVTKSGYTAEEDFLNADAVFDCIGDPPEERFDLAFCGSLLEKQYVS from the exons ATGGCATCAACCACTCTCTCTCTTTCCTTAGCTGCATTTGCTTCTTCTATTTCTTCATCCTCTCAAACCAAGAATTCTATTTCCACATTCAAATCCCAtgaaattaagttaaataaCTTACTTTTGGGTACAAAAATATGCGTCAATAAGACACCAATTACAATAAAATCAATGGCCAAGAGAAGTGCTTCTACTGGGATCACTTGCTTGGCTTCCTCATCTGTTCTTCCCTCAGCTCTTTTGTTCGATTGCGATGGCGTGCTTGTCGATACTGAGAAAGATGGGCATAGGATTTCCTTCAACGACACTTTCAACGAA AAAGAACTAGGAGTTACATGGGATGTGGATTTGTACGGCGAATTGCTCAAAATTGGAGGTGGAAAAGAAAG GATGACAGCTTACTTTAACAAGACTGGTTGGCCAGACAAGGCTCCAAAGAGTGATGAAGAACGTAAAGAATTCATAGCTTCACTTCATAAGAGAAAGACAGAGTTGTTCATGGCCCTTATTGAGAAGAAATTGCTACCTCTTCGGCCAGGCGTTGCAAA GTTAGTTGATCAGGCTTTGGGAAATGGAGTCAAAGTTGCTGTCTGCAGTACTTCAAATGAGAAGGCG gTCTCTGCAATAGTTTCATTTTTGCTAGGACCTGAAAGAGCAGAGAAGATCAAGATCTTTGCTGGAGATGTGGTCCCCCGTAAAAAGCCAGATCCA GCCATTTACACATTAGCAGCCACCACTCTGAGTGTTGATCCTTCAAG CTGTGTAGTGGTAGAGGACAGCGCCATAGGTCTTGCAGCTGCCAAAGCAGCTGGAATGAAGTGTATAGTAACAAAGAGTGG TTACACAGCAGAAGAGGACTTCTTAAACGCAGATGCTGTGTTTGATTGCATAGGAGATCCTCCAGAAGAGCGTTTTGACTTGGCATTTTGTGGCAGCCTTCTTGAAAAGCAATATGTCAGCTAG
- the LOC136229264 gene encoding DNA-(apurinic or apyrimidinic site) endonuclease has product MKRFFKPIQKDGSAKKPALSTEKEDGERPDISAPDENGESKKEPLKFLTWNANSLLLRAKNDWPEFSNFVAGLDPDVIVIQEVRMPAAGSKGAPKNPGQLKDDTSSSREEKQILLRALSRPPFGDYRVWWSLADSKYAGTALLIKKCFQPRRVSFSLDKTASKHEPDGRVILAEFETFYLLNTYAPNNGWKEEENSFPRRRKWDKKMLEFVLQLSDKHLIWCGDLNVSHEEIDVSHPEFFSAAKQNGYVPPNEEDCGQPGFTLNERKRFGTILREGKLIDAYRYLHKEKDMERGFSWSGHPIGKYRGKRMRIDYFVASEKLTDRIISCEIHGQGIELKGFYGSDHCPVSLELSPASDSNGISDAVC; this is encoded by the exons ATGAAGCGCTTTTTCAAGCCAATACAAAAAGACGGGTCTGCAAAGAAGCCCGCACTCTCTACCGAAAAGGAAGACGGTGAAAGGCCGGATATTTCTGCACCAGATGAAAATGGTGAGAGCAAAAAGGAGCCCTTGAAGTTTCTTACATGGAATGCTAATAGCTTGCTTCTTCGAGCCAAGAACGACTGGCCTGAGTTCTCCAACTTCGTAGCTGGCCTTGATCCTGATGTCATCGTCATACAG GAAGTAAGGATGCCTGCTGCAGGCTCAAAGGGTGCACCTAAAAATCCTGGACAGTTGAAAGATGACACTAGCTCTTCTCGTGAGGAAAAACAG ATACTATTGCGTGCACTCTCAAGACCACCATTTGGAGATTATCGTGTTTGGTGGTCCCTTGCAGACTCAAAGTATGCTGGGACAGCATTATTAATAAAGAAGTGTTTCCAACCAAGAAGGGTCTCTTTCTCTCTTGACAAAACAG CTTCGAAGCATGAACCAGATGGACGGGTTATTTTAGCTGAATTTGAGACATTTTATCTGCTGAATACATATGCCCCAAATAATGGCTGGAAAGAGGAGGAGAACTCATTtccaagaagaagaaaatgggaCAAAAAGATGCTagagtttgttttgcaactaTCAGATAAGCATCTCATATGGTGCGGTGATCTGAATGTTAG CCATGAAGAGATTGATGTGAGCCATCCTGAATTTTTTAGTGCAGCAAAGCAAAATGGTTATGTTCCTCCAAATGAAGAG GATTGTGGGCAGCCTGGCTTTACTTTGAATGAGAGGAAACGATTTGGTACCATTCTTAGAGA gGGAAAGCTGATAGATGCATATCGGTATTTGCACAAGGAGAAGGACATGGAACGTGGCTTCTCATGGTCTGGACACCCCATCGGCAA ATATCGAGGGAAAAGGATGCGAATCGATTATTTCGTAGCCTCGGAGAAACTCACAGATAGAATTATTTCATGCGAGATACATGGACAAGGAATTGAACTAAAAG GTTTTTATGGAAGCGATCACTGTCCAGTTTCTCTTGAGCTTTCGCCAGCAAGTGATTCCAATGGCATATCTGATGCTGTTTGCTAA